atagattaattttaatattgCATGTGACATAAATGTGTTTTAGACATTAATTACAATAAATTGAAGAAATGTAGTATTTGGTAatattttagatatttattatttattgaggTTGTCCATTAATCGGTTTTTCATAGAATTGTGTTGTTCTGTTTCCAATCCATTGTTTGATTTCATATTTATgtatatgttttttataatttttaatttgttttaaattctccTGTAGACAATTGCCCTCTAAAGCTATTGCCAAATTCTCTTTCGGATTAAGCGGATTTTCGGATTACTAAAGTTTAGATTAGCGGGACTCTACTGTATGTTTAGGTAAAATTGCAATAGTCCTTGTGTATCTGGTTTGATGGGCTATTGCTAAagtctaatattattttttccctCTATATGCATGTATAAGAGCTTTGTGACAGAATAATTTACGTACAGTTCAAAATTGACTTTCGTTATATAACAGCTTGCTGGAATATCTTAAATTTGTCTCATAAATAATTCTATTTAGCCACTTCTCAATAATGTTTATAGAATGTAAGTAATTATTTCGTATTCCACACTATCCTAAAAGGCCAAAGGTAAGTTTAGATTGTATAAGTGCTTAATAAAGAATTCATAAATGAGTTATtcctaaaaaaatattaaaaaaattgaaccttgataggatattttttttataaaattagtattttataaaacttagtacataatatacaaaattataacaAGTTTATCAAGAAACTAGTTGAAATCTGCTCCTACACACCTATTAcctattcgcaaaattaaattccgacagagggcgctcaaaatttcaaagatggacgataactcgaggaaaacaatttattttgtCATTTGATCCCAtagttctaaaacgttaaattaaaatcatttacacgagtgttttgccaaagtaaccactaagttttgccactaagacatcttataagttaaagacgactcaaaattatgtttcatctgtatgcattcgttaaaatttgatgctaactaccgatttgtttttacctttttttcataaaaaatctgGCCTccgataatcacacagcgttttaaaaattattaatctatattaaaatttctaattttgtttttactttaatttataggACATTACAATTTATTATACACTAACAgataacattttttaattaaataaaaactgcaaactacctaggttcgctttcaagatgcagtagaaataaacaaaccaagacacgttaaatgccactaggagcacaaccgaatcataatttacaatgtacatacattgtaaatcccaaatcatgatttccaaagtttatacattgtaaattatgattcgggagtgttcctagtagcatttaacgtgtcttggtttgtttattgctactgcatcttgaaagcgaacctagtgtaagtaggtgaatttattttataaaaactgAGTTTTGGAAATTATGAGGTGGTCGGAATATTTTGtataacaatgtacattctatgtacagaGTATATACtgcattttgtttatttatttaattttacagtcacttaaacattaaaaaatattacgtttaatacaaacgttaaattaacaaaatgtgtgatttggcattaGTTAGTTTACATCATTATGTACAGtgtagagtataataggaatgaatactgaggaacactgcaatagtgTTTTTCAGTTGAATTCACTGTTAATTACAAaataaactgaccgcaaatatgtacacatattattttaataatttatttatgttacCTGAGATTCACCAATTGTAGGGATTGCATTTTCTCGCAAACGAATAGGATAAGCTAAGGAAGTCCGATCTACATCCCTCTCAGCAAAATGTTTTGTACATAATCTGCTTCCTTTGCTTGGTTCCCAGTTCTCTTTATTTACAAACTGTATCCAGGCCTTTCTCCTTTTAACATCTTTAGGAAAACTACAATCATATAAACCAAGTTAAAAAATTACCTGTTATTTTTACATGCATTATCACTAAAATGGAAGTAATACCGCCCTGTCCACTGTTTATGCTTAGATAATAACCAATGTAAGGAGATTTTGGTTGAGTTTTCTTTATTCATTCGAGCGTTATAATTACACGACGGGAACGCACACGACGGCATACTATTGTCACTATAAAATCACTGCAAAAATAAGTTcaaaacaatttataaaatatattttttaagttcaCAACTAAACCAAACAACAAGAGCTGTCAATAGTGTCAATGAGACGCACAACATGGCCGAAGTGATCCCATCTACCACACCACATGTCATATCCCCTCCCTCCCATATCACTGGCAAAAAGGGACCTTAAAACCCTAATTTATAAATGAGTTATGGCTCGTGGGTGAAACATTAACTACTTAGTTTACCTAAAAGCTATTAAATCCTCACATTTTGCGTGAGAACGCGTCTATCGATAGGGCACATGTGTTTCTGAGAAAAAAACACGCCGATAGAGACTCTAAAATCTACAGGCAGTTAAGTCAAAAACCGTGAAGCGATGAAAACTGAATTAAAATCTACACTGGGAAAAATAAACGCTACAAGGTTACGAAATTTACAAGAAATATTACCAAATTTCTTGATTCAATATTTTGAGCTGTTCGTTTCCATTCTGATAATTCTGAAACATTTTTGCGTTGTATAATTTGGTGGTAAAAAGTGGTATAATTGAAAAATGCTTACTCTCGGATTTAATTTTCAAAGTTTTTggttttcaacatttttttaatttagaaaatccCATTTTAAAGAGCAAGTATTTTCAAGACAGTCGTCTGTTCACGATTTTCATCAACGACGGGTAAttttttcacaatatttaaatgaatgaaaaaagtcgctttttttattaaatgttatGTAAATACTAAAAAACCACAATGCAGTCAAAATTTCGATACCCATGAAATGGTACACCTTTTCTTTTAGCTTCCCCCATATATTGCATTTAAAAAATAGCTGCCAGTaacttttcgatttttcaagAGTTTTTTGACTTAGTTTCCTTAGCTAGTAATATTATTTAATGAGGTAAATAAACTTTTACGAAATTCTTTATTGTGTAACTTTGATTTTTTGCCTTTTTTACTAGTTTTTCTTTACTTCTGTGGCGCCACAATGGGAGGCGCCACAATTTTGTTTTACCCAGTTCGTTCAAAACCCTAGAACCGGCCCTATATgatcatcgtcatcatcatcatcgtttTGTTTTCCTTTATCCATATGCGGGGTCGACACTTGGCCTCCCTAATTACATTTCTCTTGGGTCAAGTTTCTATCTTGGATCATACCTATACCAATTCCCGTTACTGATATGTCCTGCCTGAGCAAGCCTCTGGTCCAGATCTTCTTTGATCTTTATTTTCTACTCCTCCCAGTAAATTGCTAATTagcaattttttcaaaaaatgtgtgaTTACACACGTCTAAACGTGGAACACGTCAAAAAATATTAACCTCTGCCCtctcattttggtatcaattggTACCACAATCTAGActtgataaaattttaagtctgTATAAAACTCTATTTCTGTAAAACTGCAAAACTATAAAATCTGTAAAACCAGGTACGGTGTACGGAGTTGAATGTTGAACagttaaaagaaaaaaaaggGACAATTAATGCATGTGGTAGAAATGATAATGCTTAGATTGATGAGTGGGGtcaaaataaatgataaaatttaaaattgaggAAAATGAAAATGTGAGATAGGTTGAGATGCTTCTGGTATGTTCAACGTCAAGGCTTTAATCGCCCAATTCGAAGAAATGCTGATTTACAAGTTACTTGgagaagtaggagaggaagatcaAAGAAGATCTGGGGGAGAGGCTTAGACAGGACATGTCGGTAAATGGTATTGAAGTTggtatgactcaagatagaaactTATGAAGAAATGTAATTAGAAAAGTCAACCTCGCATACGCATTAAGGCATAAGGCAAACCCGTTGTTAGAATCATTAAGTAGATTCGCGAGTAGACTCGCGATTTAGTAGTATTCTCGAAAAACTACTTCATCGCTATCTTAATATCTAAATTTTGTATTGAACTACATATAACACTGAAGAAGGTAAAAATCCCTGGACTATTtgtgtgtgcgttattttgttagATTAGAACATGCATGTAATGGGTTAAGTTATTAAATATAAGAGAaaataatgacttctttttgatcaTTGATGACCAGATTGTAACTGTAACGATGGCTGTAAAAtgtttatcaataaaaaagtTCTCTAGGAACGGACGCCTTAAGCGCATACTACATAAATCAATATTTATTCTTATTCTATGCAGATACCAACATGACTGACCTACATATTAAAACCATTATTCGATATTTACATATAATATTCAATAATTTAAATAGATGATACACCAATGCAACTTTCTACTGACCGCATCtagaacataaaaaataatatttgagaCCGTATAAGGGCACTAAGTATTCTAATTTGTTTAACGTCTCAGTCTATCTTAGTCGTGTTGGTTGCTACACAATGAATAAATAGTTTCTGGAGAACGGACCACGTAGGAAATATCACCATAAATTCTAACTGTACCGATAACACAAAACCTATATGGGGTATCGTAAAATATTATGTACTGAGGAGAGTGTGAACGTAACTTTCTATATCTCTGCTCTCAGTAAATATAGTGGAGTAAGTGCTAGCTGATTACGAAATACCGCAGTGGCAGACATTAAAATGGACTGTACTTGAACATAAATTATATGGTACATTAATCATTGTTAACGGCAAATCAATTTTAAAGAATGATTCAATTAATTCTTACTTACAGGAGTTAACACATGACTATAGCACTAATTATTCGTTTTGGAAAGTTACTAAAAGACTGAAAAGGCCTATTATTCACTCTCCGCCTATGACACTAGAAAATACAAATTAGGCCAGAAGTAACTAGTGCACAAAAAGTAAAGATATTTGCTATATATCTTGAAAATAGATTCTAACCAAATTAATGTCAAGAGAATGAAGAACTATGGGAAGAACCTGTCGAACTAAAAGAAGACATACGACTAGAGGAAGAATACGTCGACTAACTACACCAAAAGAAGTGCTTGTAGAATTAATATAGGATAACGTTAACTTCAACGTTAACGTTAACATAGAAAGCTTCGCACTATGATTTAATTAGGGATGAACTGCTGAAAAAATCTTCCCCAAAGAGCTATCGTAAAACTAACAAACATAATTAATGCTGCATTCAGATTAAAATTGATACCAATGATATCTAAAATGACCAAAGTCATTAAGTCATTATGATTCCTAAACCAAGAAAACCAATACCTATGAGATTTCGTCATATAGACCGATATCTCTGCTCCCTGTGAATATCGAACAATTCTTAAAGCAAAAAATCTGACCCCGACACATCAATTTGGGTTTAGGAATAAGCACTCAACCAAGTACacagaataaaaacaaatattatcaaaatatcGCTGGAACAAAAGAAAGTCTCTTCAAGTATCTTTAAGTCTTAAAGTCTGTATATGGTATTTACTGGTAAAGTCTGTCCATCTTATACGATTTTCGTTGATGTATAtggtactatgttttcatctgcATAGAGTGTTTGGAGTTCCTGGTTGTGCCTTCCTCCCCACTTTCTTGTTATCTCGTCTCTACAAGGTCCAAATATCCCTATTTACAGAGTAAtacgcttgtttaaaatctacacaAATTTGATGTACATCTTTGTTGTATTcttttctacaatttgcaagataaagatctggtctattgttgaccttcccgGTCGGAAGCCACACTGGTAATGACATATTATTTTTTCTGCGTACTAAAGTCATATTCGCAAAAGAGTAATCGACATGACATTGGAGGTTCTATGAAATAATGCCTATAGGTCTTACATACATGtttatctccctttttgtggACGGAACTAAGTGGTTTTCCCGCCATTCTCAGcatttcttttatttgccatattTCATTGTGATGTATGCATTTGTACAGGAAGTTgttcttttgttttcttaatcAGTTCCACATGAATGCCATCTGAGCCCGGGGCTGTGTAATCAACATCACAGAAATAGACAAA
The window above is part of the Diabrotica virgifera virgifera chromosome 2, PGI_DIABVI_V3a genome. Proteins encoded here:
- the LOC114329920 gene encoding THAP domain-containing protein 2-like; protein product: MPSCAFPSCNYNARMNKENSTKISLHCFPKDVKRRKAWIQFVNKENWEPSKGSRLCTKHFAERDVDRTSLAYPIRLRENAIPTIGESQVLQMQENAKVRPILEYAGGTWYLDLIRDKTLLESVQRKST